One genomic segment of Brassica napus cultivar Da-Ae chromosome A3, Da-Ae, whole genome shotgun sequence includes these proteins:
- the BNAA03G04510D gene encoding uncharacterized protein At5g39865, translating to MAGLEKNAELKKTSFFSRSMTTHHGRPVASSLNPSLNRTTSITKYYTPVESVGSSLKGKVKDLCRLFEGSKSVKPTSTDPPEKKKLTKSVLSESRLSPFLSLSNSVTRLPGTEDRIVVFFTSLRGIRRTYEDCYSVRMIFRGFRVWIDERDVSMDAAYRKELQIAMGEKSSVSLPQVFIMGKYVGGADVIKSLFEIGELAKILKAFPVREPGFVCRCCGDVRFIPCLNCSGSKKLYDEDEDRVRRCPDCNENGLIRCPDCSS from the coding sequence ATGGCGGGGTTAGAGAAAAACgcggagctgaagaagacgagtTTCTTCAGCAGGTCGATGACAACTCATCACGGGAGGCCAGTAGCTTCGTCCctcaacccttccctgaaccgCACCACCTCCATCACCAAATACTACACCCCCGTTGAATCAGTCGGAAGCTCTCTCAAAGGCAAAGTCAAAGACCTTTGCAGATTATTCGAAGGCTCCAAATCCGTTAAACCGACCTCAACCGATCCTCCCGAGAAGAAGAAATTAACCAAATCGGTTTTATCCGAATCGCGGTTATCTCCGTTCCTGAGCCTAAGCAACTCCGTGACTCGTCTCCCCGGGACGGAGGACAGGATCGTGGTGTTTTTCACGAGCTTGAGAGGGATCAGACGGACGTATGAGGATTGTTATTCCGTTAGGATGATCTTtagagggtttagggtttggatcgACGAGCGTGATGTCTCTATGGACGCTGCTTACAGGAAGGAGCTGCAGATTGCGATGGGGGAGAAGAGTAGCGTGTCGTTGCCTCAGGTTTTTATAATGGGGAAGTATGTTGGTGGTGCTGATGTGATTAAGAGCTTGTTTGAGATTGGTGAGCTTGCTAAGATTCTTAAGGCGTTCCCTGTGAGAGAGCCGGGGTTTGTTTGTCGGTGTTGTGGGGACGTAAGGTTTATTCCGTGTTTGAATTGTAGTGGGAGTAAGAAACTGTATGATGAGGATGAAGATAGGGTCAGGAGATGTCCGGATTGTAATGAGAATGGGTTGATACGGTGTCCTGATTGCTCTTCTTGA